In Corynebacterium ulcerans, one genomic interval encodes:
- a CDS encoding choice-of-anchor M domain-containing protein: MSINLKLRVPAACVNKARVGALATSMAIVSSIAAPAATVAAIGAVHVALPAVAVAQTQDDPSLEQTVTDAEDVVTLGTQKVFDHGHADLGPVVNADSGETRFLVRDDSEFPPKWRHLSDTVFLVDDNAKQTLPEESQSFEFTGAKPGSHVWVIPQSEVHGVPWLGWNTQNPTLTKTSDRGITLEFAGHEGDGQFSLFLQNGGFAEPQVLWTSAKNESQPMWVDLNTHTHANWVFTQPGVHKVAVRALIPLLDGTTKEITEVLTFAVGKESLEEAKSAQWDGEFLPSSTKSGEKGASASTKAKDASDEDNSSSVAVWIFIAMILIALGFVIAGLRMRASAKKRKETAAQNGQR; this comes from the coding sequence CTTAAACTTAGGGTCCCAGCTGCCTGCGTGAACAAGGCACGCGTCGGAGCGCTTGCAACCAGTATGGCAATCGTGTCGAGCATTGCGGCACCAGCCGCCACTGTCGCTGCTATCGGTGCTGTCCATGTGGCACTCCCAGCAGTTGCTGTAGCACAGACACAGGATGACCCATCGTTAGAACAGACAGTGACAGACGCTGAAGACGTGGTGACGCTCGGCACCCAAAAAGTATTCGACCATGGACATGCCGATCTAGGTCCTGTGGTGAACGCAGATTCTGGGGAAACCCGATTCTTGGTACGAGATGATTCGGAATTTCCGCCCAAGTGGCGTCACCTATCAGACACCGTTTTCCTTGTGGATGACAACGCTAAGCAAACTCTGCCCGAGGAATCGCAATCCTTTGAGTTCACAGGGGCAAAACCTGGCTCTCACGTATGGGTTATCCCGCAAAGTGAGGTGCACGGGGTGCCATGGTTGGGATGGAATACTCAAAACCCAACGCTGACCAAAACATCTGATCGTGGCATCACACTGGAATTTGCAGGACATGAGGGCGATGGACAATTCTCTTTATTCCTACAAAACGGCGGTTTTGCAGAACCCCAGGTGCTGTGGACATCAGCAAAAAACGAGTCCCAGCCAATGTGGGTGGACCTGAATACCCACACACATGCTAACTGGGTGTTTACACAGCCAGGAGTGCACAAAGTGGCAGTCCGTGCACTCATTCCGCTTCTCGACGGCACAACCAAAGAGATCACCGAAGTACTCACCTTTGCAGTGGGCAAAGAATCTTTGGAGGAAGCAAAGTCCGCACAGTGGGATGGCGAGTTCCTCCCAAGCTCAACAAAGAGCGGGGAGAAGGGAGCGTCGGCAAGCACTAAAGCAAAGGACGCATCCGACGAGGACAACTCAAGCTCCGTGGCTGTATGGATCTTCATCGCGATGATTCTTATCGCCCTGGGATTTGTGATAGCTGGGCTCCGTATGCGGGCATCGGCAAAGAAACGTAAAGAAACAGCTGCACAGAATGGGCAACGATGA
- a CDS encoding DNA-directed RNA polymerase subunit beta, whose translation MLEGPILAVSRQTKSVADIPGAPERFSFAKITEPIEVPGLLDIQLDSFAWLIGTPEWRARQQEELGENVRVTSGLEDILEELSPIQDYSGNMSLSLSEPRFEDMKNTIDECKDKDINYSAPLYVTAEFINNETQEIKSQTVFIGDFPMMTNKGTFIVNGTERVVVSQLVRSPGVYFDQTIDKSTERPLHSVKVIPSRGAWLEFDVDKRDTVGVRIDRKRRQPVTVLLKALGWTTEQITERFGFSEIMMSTLESDGVANTDEALLEIYRKQRPGEQPTRDLAQSLLDNAFFRAKRYDLAKVGRYKVNRKLGLGGDNEGLMTLTEQDIATTLEYLVRLHAGESTMVAPNGDVIPVDTDDIDHFGNRRLRTVGELIQNQVRVGLSRMERVVRERMTTQDAESITPTSLINVRPVSAAIREFFGTSQLSQFMDQNNSLSGLTHKRRLSALGPGGLSRERAGIEVRDVHASHYGRMCPIETPEGPNIGLIGSLASYARVNSFGFIETPYRKVENGVLTDQIDYLTADEEDRFVVGQAHVEVDANGKITADSVTVRVKNGDIQVVAPESVDYLDVSPRQMVSVATAMIPFLEHDDANRALMGANMQRQAVPLVRSEAPFVGTGMERRAAYDAGDLIINKKAGAVENVSADFITVMADDGTRETYMLRKFERTNQGTCYNQIPLVNLGDRVEAGQVLADGPGTHNGEMSLGRNLLVAFMPWEGHNYEDAIILNQRVVEEDILTSIHIEEHEIDARDTKLGAEEITREIPNVSEDVLKDLDERGIVRIGADVRDGDILVGKVTPKGETELTPEERLLRAIFGEKAREVRDTSMKVPHGETGKVIGVRRFSREDDDDLAPGVNEMIRVYVAQKRKIQDGDKLAGRHGNKGVVGKILPQEDMPFMPDGTPVDIILNTHGVPRRMNIGQVLEVHLGWLAAAGWKIDPEDPANAELLKTLPEELYDVPAGSLTATPVFDGATNEEVAGLLANSRPNRDGDVMVDENGKAQLFDGRSGEPFPYPVSVGYMYMLKLHHLVDEKIHARSTGPYSMITQQPLGGKAQFGGQRFGEMEVWAMQAYGAAYTLQELLTIKSDDVVGRVKVYEAIVKGENIPDPGIPESFKVLLKELQSLCLNVEVLSADGTPMELSGSDDDEFDQAGASLGINLSRDERSDADIA comes from the coding sequence GTGCTGGAAGGACCCATCTTGGCAGTCTCCCGCCAGACCAAGTCAGTGGCCGACATCCCCGGGGCTCCCGAACGTTTTTCGTTCGCCAAAATTACGGAACCTATTGAGGTCCCGGGACTTCTCGATATTCAGCTAGATTCCTTCGCATGGCTCATTGGCACGCCTGAGTGGCGTGCCCGCCAGCAGGAGGAGCTGGGTGAAAACGTCCGCGTAACCAGCGGACTGGAAGACATCCTGGAGGAGCTCTCTCCGATTCAGGATTATTCCGGAAATATGTCATTGTCTCTCTCGGAGCCACGCTTCGAGGACATGAAGAACACTATCGATGAGTGTAAAGACAAGGACATTAACTATTCTGCGCCGCTTTATGTGACTGCAGAATTCATCAACAACGAAACTCAGGAGATCAAGTCCCAGACTGTCTTCATCGGTGACTTCCCGATGATGACCAACAAGGGAACATTCATTGTTAACGGCACCGAGCGTGTCGTGGTCTCCCAGCTTGTTCGTTCGCCTGGTGTTTACTTTGACCAGACGATTGATAAGTCCACCGAGCGTCCACTGCACTCTGTGAAGGTGATCCCTTCTCGCGGTGCATGGTTGGAATTCGACGTGGACAAGCGCGACACCGTTGGTGTGCGTATCGACCGCAAGCGTCGCCAGCCGGTGACGGTTCTGCTCAAGGCTCTTGGTTGGACCACCGAGCAGATCACGGAGCGCTTTGGCTTCTCCGAAATTATGATGTCCACGCTCGAGTCAGACGGTGTAGCGAACACCGATGAGGCTCTGCTGGAGATCTACCGCAAACAGCGTCCGGGCGAGCAGCCGACTCGTGACCTCGCACAGTCACTGCTAGACAACGCCTTCTTCCGCGCGAAGCGTTACGACCTTGCCAAGGTTGGACGCTACAAAGTGAACCGCAAACTCGGTCTTGGTGGAGACAATGAGGGCTTGATGACCCTCACCGAGCAGGACATCGCCACCACCCTCGAGTACCTCGTACGCCTCCATGCAGGCGAGAGCACCATGGTTGCACCAAACGGCGATGTGATTCCTGTGGACACAGATGACATCGACCACTTTGGTAACCGTCGTCTGCGTACCGTCGGAGAGCTGATCCAGAACCAGGTCCGCGTGGGTCTGTCCCGCATGGAGCGCGTGGTTCGCGAGCGCATGACAACCCAGGATGCGGAGTCCATTACTCCTACCTCCCTGATCAACGTGCGCCCGGTTTCTGCTGCCATCCGCGAGTTCTTTGGTACCTCCCAGCTCTCGCAGTTCATGGACCAGAACAACTCCCTGTCTGGCCTTACTCACAAGCGTCGTCTCTCTGCTCTGGGCCCAGGCGGCCTTTCGCGTGAGCGCGCTGGCATCGAGGTTCGAGACGTTCACGCTTCTCACTACGGCCGTATGTGCCCGATTGAGACTCCCGAAGGTCCGAACATTGGTTTGATTGGTTCCTTGGCTTCCTATGCACGAGTGAACTCTTTCGGATTCATTGAGACTCCTTACCGCAAGGTAGAAAACGGTGTTCTCACCGATCAGATCGACTACCTCACAGCAGATGAGGAAGACCGCTTTGTGGTGGGCCAGGCTCACGTTGAGGTGGACGCAAACGGCAAGATCACTGCGGACAGCGTTACCGTGCGTGTGAAGAATGGTGACATTCAGGTCGTCGCACCGGAAAGCGTTGATTATCTCGACGTTTCCCCACGTCAGATGGTTTCTGTGGCTACCGCCATGATTCCGTTCCTTGAGCACGACGACGCTAACCGTGCCCTCATGGGCGCGAACATGCAGCGTCAGGCTGTGCCGCTGGTTCGTTCGGAAGCTCCGTTCGTTGGAACCGGCATGGAGCGTCGTGCTGCTTATGACGCCGGCGACCTCATCATCAACAAGAAGGCTGGCGCTGTAGAAAACGTCTCCGCTGACTTCATCACCGTGATGGCTGATGACGGCACCCGCGAGACCTACATGCTGCGCAAGTTCGAGCGCACCAACCAGGGCACCTGCTACAACCAGATCCCATTGGTGAACTTGGGCGACCGCGTTGAGGCTGGACAGGTTCTTGCAGATGGCCCCGGTACTCACAATGGTGAGATGTCGCTTGGACGTAACCTCCTCGTTGCGTTCATGCCTTGGGAAGGCCACAACTACGAGGACGCTATTATCCTCAACCAGCGTGTTGTGGAAGAGGACATCCTTACTTCGATCCACATCGAGGAGCACGAGATTGATGCCCGCGACACCAAGCTTGGTGCCGAGGAGATTACTCGTGAGATCCCGAATGTGTCCGAGGATGTGCTCAAGGACCTCGACGAGCGCGGTATCGTCCGCATCGGCGCAGATGTCCGCGATGGCGATATCTTGGTGGGTAAGGTCACGCCTAAGGGCGAGACCGAGCTGACCCCTGAAGAGCGCCTGTTGCGTGCAATCTTCGGTGAGAAGGCACGCGAGGTTCGCGATACCTCTATGAAGGTTCCTCACGGCGAGACCGGTAAAGTCATCGGCGTTCGTCGTTTCTCCCGTGAAGACGATGACGATCTCGCACCTGGCGTTAACGAGATGATTCGCGTTTACGTTGCCCAGAAGCGCAAGATCCAGGACGGCGATAAGCTCGCTGGTCGCCACGGTAACAAGGGTGTTGTTGGCAAGATTCTTCCGCAGGAAGATATGCCGTTCATGCCTGACGGTACCCCGGTTGACATCATCCTGAACACGCACGGTGTGCCTCGTCGTATGAACATCGGCCAGGTTCTGGAAGTCCACCTTGGTTGGTTGGCTGCTGCCGGTTGGAAGATCGATCCTGAAGATCCTGCTAACGCTGAGCTGCTGAAGACTCTGCCTGAGGAGCTATACGACGTCCCTGCTGGTTCGCTCACCGCAACCCCAGTGTTCGACGGCGCTACCAACGAGGAAGTTGCTGGTCTTCTTGCCAACTCCCGTCCAAACCGCGACGGCGACGTCATGGTGGACGAAAACGGCAAGGCACAGCTTTTCGACGGCCGTTCTGGCGAGCCTTTCCCATACCCAGTGTCTGTCGGCTACATGTACATGCTGAAGCTGCACCACTTGGTTGATGAGAAGATCCACGCACGTTCCACCGGCCCTTACTCCATGATTACTCAGCAGCCGCTGGGCGGTAAGGCGCAGTTCGGTGGACAGCGCTTCGGCGAAATGGAGGTGTGGGCAATGCAGGCTTATGGCGCTGCCTACACGCTTCAGGAGCTTCTGACCATCAAGTCTGACGACGTGGTCGGCCGTGTGAAGGTCTACGAGGCAATCGTTAAGGGCGAGAACATTCCGGATCCGGGTATCCCTGAGTCCTTCAAGGTGCTCCTCAAGGAACTTCAGTCGCTGTGCTTGAACGTGGAAGTTCTTTCTGCAGACGGCACTCCGATGGAGCTGTCCGGTTCGGATGACGACGAGTTCGACCAGGCTGGTGCTTCACTAGGCATCAACCTGTCTCGCGACGAGCGTTCCGACGCCGACATCGCCTAA
- a CDS encoding anchored repeat-type ABC transporter ATP-binding subunit, whose translation MSNAAPVIEVRGLGVSLGGRTVMKDIHFDVRAGEFVGLIGPNGAGKTTMMRALLGLIPTDSGHVTISGAQGRGVRNHAGYVPQRHEFAWDYPIDVHGLVMNGRTGLIGWFKRAGQKDFDAVHRALDMVGMTHLADRPIGELSGGQKQRVLIARALSIAPKVLFLDEPFTGLDMPSAESLLELFHRLAKEGTAIVMSTHNLVEAVSSCDRILLFNGQIVADAAPEDLERPEPWIETFSVSEHSPLLVSVGALRREDARSAQKGVPAP comes from the coding sequence ATGAGTAATGCTGCACCCGTCATTGAAGTGCGCGGTCTAGGCGTGAGCTTAGGGGGGCGCACTGTCATGAAGGACATACATTTTGATGTGCGCGCAGGCGAATTTGTAGGCCTGATCGGCCCCAATGGTGCCGGCAAAACCACCATGATGCGTGCGCTTTTGGGCCTCATACCAACAGATTCTGGGCATGTAACTATATCGGGCGCCCAGGGGCGCGGCGTGCGTAATCATGCGGGTTATGTGCCGCAGCGTCATGAATTTGCATGGGATTATCCCATCGACGTGCATGGACTTGTGATGAATGGGCGCACAGGCCTGATCGGTTGGTTCAAGCGCGCCGGGCAAAAGGACTTCGATGCGGTACACCGCGCGCTAGACATGGTGGGGATGACTCACCTAGCAGACCGGCCTATCGGTGAGCTCTCTGGTGGGCAGAAACAGCGAGTTCTTATCGCGCGTGCGCTTTCCATTGCTCCAAAGGTGCTCTTCCTTGACGAGCCCTTTACCGGGTTGGATATGCCTTCCGCCGAATCCCTGCTGGAGCTATTCCATCGCTTGGCCAAAGAAGGCACCGCTATCGTGATGAGCACCCACAATTTGGTCGAAGCGGTGAGCTCCTGTGACCGCATTCTCCTTTTCAACGGCCAGATCGTTGCGGATGCAGCGCCGGAGGACCTGGAGCGACCAGAGCCATGGATCGAGACTTTCAGCGTGAGTGAGCACTCGCCTTTGCTTGTGTCTGTCGGTGCTTTACGTCGAGAGGACGCGCGCAGTGCGCAGAAAGGAGTGCCAGCGCCATGA
- a CDS encoding DUF3068 domain-containing protein, whose product MLPRSRILAVLGLGLGLALVAWGILAPSFLMSDARLPLDLSHTTLTLRDEKATTRVVGKDLVVQAPVTRQFHTEILPPSDENTATVRVGVTDMRESLQKDLDRLISATVWSYSIDRRSGAATSQATVADQLASPTRSVTIDGQWLKFPTDAEKTTYEVFDVTLRKTLPAVFTEETVKEGRTLYRYRQEIQPTNVAQLYHSVLNTTTFRDGENTTPGYLFHSGTRDWLVDQKTGLVIDVEEKIDDYFGDAEGVKREDVLTFNGKVSEDHVSELLHQASGVSDGKLVRIINYVVLAVGVILTIVGAAGAFWPRKR is encoded by the coding sequence ATGCTTCCTCGGTCACGGATCCTCGCAGTGTTGGGCCTAGGGCTTGGTCTCGCGCTTGTTGCGTGGGGGATACTGGCTCCTAGCTTTTTAATGAGTGATGCCCGCTTGCCGCTCGACCTCTCACACACCACCCTCACTCTGCGAGATGAAAAAGCTACGACCCGCGTTGTTGGTAAGGATCTTGTGGTCCAGGCTCCTGTGACGCGTCAGTTTCACACGGAGATTTTGCCTCCAAGCGATGAAAATACTGCTACGGTTCGGGTCGGCGTTACTGATATGCGTGAGAGCCTACAAAAGGATCTTGATCGACTTATCAGTGCCACCGTGTGGTCTTATTCGATTGATCGACGCAGCGGAGCTGCAACGTCTCAGGCCACAGTGGCAGATCAATTAGCTAGTCCCACACGCAGCGTAACTATTGATGGGCAATGGTTAAAATTCCCAACTGACGCAGAAAAAACTACCTACGAGGTCTTTGACGTGACTCTGCGCAAAACCCTCCCTGCGGTTTTTACAGAGGAAACTGTTAAAGAAGGGCGTACTTTATATCGTTATCGGCAAGAAATTCAGCCCACCAATGTTGCGCAGCTCTACCACTCGGTACTGAACACCACGACTTTCCGCGATGGAGAGAACACCACACCCGGCTACCTTTTTCACTCTGGCACTAGAGATTGGTTGGTTGACCAGAAAACCGGTCTAGTAATTGACGTGGAAGAAAAAATCGATGATTACTTCGGCGATGCAGAAGGTGTGAAGCGTGAGGACGTTCTTACTTTTAACGGAAAAGTAAGCGAAGATCACGTGTCTGAGCTTTTGCACCAGGCATCCGGCGTGTCGGACGGCAAGCTTGTTCGGATTATTAATTATGTTGTGCTTGCAGTCGGAGTGATTCTGACTATTGTTGGAGCCGCCGGCGCTTTTTGGCCTCGCAAACGATGA
- a CDS encoding anchored repeat-type ABC transporter permease subunit has translation MISLVEFFSDLSNPALAFLPKALLISVISSIVCGVVGTHVVLRGMAFVGDAVAHAVFPGIAIAFVLQGSVLVGGAVAGAVVALLIAVFSQRRRVKEDTVIGIFFAAAFASGVVFISQVDGYTASLTSFLFGSITGVSTEDIILTAVVGLVVIVLLALLAPQLTAVTLDRETARAMNLPTMLLDVLLYVAVTAAVVISVQTIGNILVLALLVTPAATARMLTDKFSIMSAIAAGVGTCSSLVGVYLSWALDLPTGATIVLVATVFFLLSWCLSPRHGLFKRRTSADNSQGAVLS, from the coding sequence ATGATTTCGCTCGTGGAGTTCTTCTCTGATTTGAGCAACCCTGCCCTGGCCTTCTTGCCTAAGGCCTTGCTGATCTCCGTGATCAGCTCGATTGTATGTGGGGTAGTGGGCACTCATGTGGTGCTACGCGGTATGGCTTTTGTGGGTGATGCCGTGGCTCACGCGGTCTTTCCTGGTATTGCCATTGCCTTTGTCTTGCAAGGCTCAGTGCTTGTGGGAGGAGCGGTGGCCGGCGCGGTAGTAGCCCTGCTCATTGCGGTGTTTTCACAGCGGCGACGCGTAAAAGAGGACACGGTTATCGGCATTTTCTTTGCTGCAGCTTTTGCTTCCGGCGTGGTTTTTATCTCTCAAGTCGACGGATATACGGCATCACTGACCAGCTTTCTCTTCGGCTCTATCACCGGAGTATCCACGGAAGACATCATTCTTACTGCCGTTGTAGGGCTGGTTGTGATCGTGTTATTAGCTCTCCTTGCGCCGCAACTGACTGCGGTGACTTTGGATCGGGAGACCGCGCGTGCGATGAATCTGCCCACGATGCTTCTCGACGTCCTCCTGTATGTTGCAGTCACCGCAGCCGTGGTTATTTCTGTCCAAACGATCGGAAATATCTTGGTGCTTGCGTTGTTGGTCACTCCCGCAGCGACTGCTCGAATGTTGACAGACAAATTTAGTATTATGTCTGCGATTGCTGCAGGGGTTGGCACGTGCTCATCCCTGGTCGGCGTATATCTTTCATGGGCCTTGGATCTCCCCACAGGGGCGACCATCGTGCTCGTGGCCACAGTCTTTTTCCTGCTTTCGTGGTGTCTTTCACCTCGCCACGGATTGTTCAAACGCCGCACTTCGGCAGACAACTCACAAGGAGCCGTTCTCTCATGA